A single region of the Luteipulveratus halotolerans genome encodes:
- a CDS encoding thermonuclease family protein has product MTWVKGYTLKEGTPVRAHERRTAGGTAGLLAGALLVTGAAGTLTYQNNPTFRDRVKSWTGSANPGRAHTPIREGERHRLRVTRVLDGDTFRVRDDRGRDAGKVRVVGVDAPELAHDGARAQCYAKTATRDLRGMVDGRWVTVTTDPTQWKRDVYGRLLGYVSVEHGTTDVGAALIDHGSARAHEHGDIPTQRKAEYTARETTARARQAGRWRACS; this is encoded by the coding sequence ATGACGTGGGTCAAGGGATACACACTCAAGGAAGGCACACCGGTGCGCGCGCACGAGCGGCGAACCGCGGGCGGCACCGCCGGTCTGCTCGCCGGGGCGCTGCTGGTGACCGGCGCTGCCGGCACGCTCACCTATCAGAACAACCCCACGTTCCGGGATCGGGTGAAGTCCTGGACCGGATCCGCGAACCCCGGACGGGCGCACACCCCGATCCGCGAGGGCGAGAGGCACCGGCTGCGCGTCACACGGGTGCTGGACGGCGACACCTTCCGTGTACGCGATGACCGCGGCCGCGACGCCGGCAAGGTCCGCGTCGTGGGTGTCGACGCACCTGAGCTCGCGCACGACGGCGCGCGGGCGCAGTGCTACGCCAAGACCGCCACCCGCGACCTGCGCGGAATGGTCGACGGCCGATGGGTGACCGTCACCACCGACCCCACGCAGTGGAAGCGCGACGTCTACGGACGCCTGCTCGGCTACGTCAGCGTCGAGCACGGCACGACCGACGTCGGCGCCGCGCTCATCGACCACGGGTCCGCTCGAGCACACGAGCACGGCGACATCCCCACCCAGCGCAAGGCCGAGTACACCGCCCGCGAGACCACCGCCCGCGCACGACAGGCCGGCCGGTGGCGGGCGTGCAGCTGA
- a CDS encoding DUF4913 domain-containing protein, which produces MKKNDEQLAPSDEAEATVHPLRAFEQIPRDLSDDLIDAGDGDHLAAARVEVAAARRVEADAQGELVAARAKHADLMESPKVPRYRVIEAAEQAATAERAYQTRVAERVAIERQMLRTQESGTELAPDGRLLRFGSVEEFVTDFVLPVWGHDRSNREIRWCLQWWEHPGAQVRLEVLWAAFEHMRLEPAPAMDVWFRDHLVPAMDWLTREAGPFHGCSQTLHKDPQAWSAEPAPGDYFETFPSENEQLRSAAAEGA; this is translated from the coding sequence ATGAAGAAGAACGACGAGCAGCTGGCCCCCAGCGACGAGGCCGAGGCAACGGTGCACCCGTTGCGGGCCTTCGAGCAGATCCCACGGGACCTGTCCGATGACCTGATCGACGCCGGCGACGGCGACCACCTGGCCGCGGCCAGGGTGGAGGTCGCCGCGGCCCGGCGGGTGGAGGCCGACGCGCAGGGAGAGCTGGTCGCAGCCCGCGCGAAGCACGCGGACCTGATGGAGTCCCCGAAGGTCCCGCGTTACCGCGTGATCGAGGCGGCCGAGCAGGCCGCGACCGCCGAGCGGGCCTACCAGACGCGCGTGGCCGAGCGGGTGGCGATCGAGCGGCAGATGCTGCGCACGCAAGAGTCCGGGACCGAGCTGGCCCCGGACGGGCGGCTGCTGCGGTTCGGCTCGGTGGAGGAGTTCGTGACCGACTTCGTCCTCCCAGTGTGGGGGCACGACCGGAGCAACCGCGAGATCCGTTGGTGCCTGCAGTGGTGGGAGCACCCGGGCGCCCAGGTGCGCCTGGAGGTGCTGTGGGCGGCGTTCGAGCACATGCGGCTCGAACCTGCGCCGGCGATGGACGTGTGGTTCCGCGACCACCTGGTCCCGGCGATGGACTGGCTGACCCGAGAAGCCGGACCGTTCCACGGTTGCTCTCAGACGCTGCACAAGGACCCGCAGGCGTGGTCGGCAGAGCCCGCGCCAGGGGACTACTTCGAAACCTTCCCATCCGAGAACGAGCAGCTGCGCTCGGCCGCGGCTGAAGGGGCGTGA
- a CDS encoding relaxase/mobilization nuclease domain-containing protein has product MSGATRYLYSDGKANEHTDQHMIAGSPGLVAEWGGYLDPVEAAELGRVIEASWRAQYVDQRAYAGAPGGGVSRESLHSSQASEREQVHVYHVTMSLDPSEGEYTDEQWATLAQEFVQGMGFETGRAEDSARWAAMRHGKSAKGNDHIHLLVNLVRNNGERVELSYTDPETGRAMRDMPYTQVLRRQMEDKHDFVVPLRDRGLDAKGRGASKYTRAEQRRGADRGAVPKGKGKGPVDPDRVYLQRVVRGAAQASRTEAEWVYNVLDAGIDIEPRWAPGGRDEVTGYSVQLDKPTAPDKSAGADSRVRFAGSKLAPDLSLTQLRKRWAANETDESRAAAITTWRGENMPPEHKPGTLNATPDLERAAAELSQWNDDLERLDPYDPIAWKVQTAHAAGTVSLIAARAGEDEVLRPLSDMADRYTRSSLAQPYDAERTPSYVKAQHVALAARHLNLALRAGGVDSSRGWLAVLQQMERTARAIEAARDAHQRTNLARAELSATRVAPATLTPVIEHLDRSVATDEQQQNRRTAQAARSVLAPRRGPVTAHRPTSTAHAPERDRSVERGQGPDSGR; this is encoded by the coding sequence ATGTCCGGCGCGACTCGTTACCTGTACTCCGACGGCAAGGCGAACGAGCACACCGACCAGCACATGATCGCTGGGTCTCCCGGTCTGGTCGCTGAGTGGGGCGGCTACCTAGACCCGGTCGAGGCGGCCGAGCTCGGGCGGGTCATCGAGGCTTCGTGGCGTGCGCAGTACGTCGACCAGCGCGCGTACGCCGGCGCCCCCGGTGGTGGTGTCTCGCGTGAGTCGCTGCACTCATCGCAGGCGTCCGAGCGTGAGCAGGTGCACGTGTATCACGTGACGATGTCGCTGGACCCGAGCGAGGGTGAGTACACCGATGAGCAGTGGGCGACGCTCGCGCAGGAGTTCGTCCAGGGCATGGGTTTCGAGACCGGGCGCGCGGAGGACTCCGCGCGCTGGGCCGCGATGCGGCACGGCAAGTCCGCCAAGGGCAACGACCACATTCACCTTCTGGTGAACCTGGTCCGCAACAACGGTGAGCGCGTCGAGCTGTCCTACACCGACCCCGAGACCGGGCGGGCGATGCGGGACATGCCGTACACGCAGGTGCTGCGTCGGCAGATGGAGGACAAGCATGACTTCGTCGTGCCGCTGCGCGACCGTGGTCTGGACGCCAAGGGCCGCGGTGCGTCGAAGTACACGCGCGCCGAACAGCGTCGCGGCGCGGACCGTGGTGCGGTGCCGAAGGGCAAGGGCAAGGGTCCGGTTGACCCGGACCGCGTGTACTTGCAGCGCGTCGTACGCGGCGCCGCTCAGGCATCGCGCACCGAGGCGGAGTGGGTCTACAACGTGCTCGACGCCGGTATCGACATCGAACCGCGCTGGGCGCCCGGTGGTCGTGATGAGGTCACCGGCTACAGCGTCCAGCTCGACAAGCCGACCGCACCCGACAAGAGCGCCGGTGCGGATTCACGAGTGCGGTTCGCCGGCAGCAAACTCGCACCGGATCTGTCTCTGACGCAGCTGCGCAAGCGGTGGGCCGCGAACGAGACAGACGAGTCACGCGCGGCCGCGATCACGACGTGGCGCGGGGAGAACATGCCGCCGGAGCACAAGCCGGGCACGCTCAACGCGACACCCGACCTCGAGCGGGCCGCGGCGGAGCTGAGTCAGTGGAACGACGACCTCGAACGGCTCGACCCCTACGACCCGATCGCGTGGAAGGTGCAGACGGCGCACGCTGCCGGCACCGTCAGCCTGATCGCCGCGCGCGCCGGCGAGGACGAGGTCCTGCGCCCTCTGTCGGACATGGCCGACCGCTACACACGCTCGAGCCTGGCGCAGCCGTACGACGCCGAGCGCACACCGTCGTACGTCAAGGCGCAGCATGTCGCACTGGCCGCACGCCACCTGAACCTCGCACTGCGCGCCGGCGGCGTCGACTCCTCCCGTGGATGGTTGGCCGTACTGCAGCAGATGGAGCGCACCGCACGCGCGATCGAGGCCGCACGCGACGCGCACCAGCGCACCAACCTCGCGCGCGCCGAACTGTCCGCCACGCGCGTTGCGCCCGCGACGCTGACCCCGGTGATCGAGCACTTGGACCGCAGCGTCGCCACCGATGAGCAGCAGCAGAACCGGCGGACTGCGCAGGCCGCGCGGTCGGTCCTGGCGCCGCGGCGCGGCCCCGTCACCGCGCACCGGCCGACGTCTACGGCGCATGCGCCGGAGCGGGACCGCAGCGTTGAGCGAGGACAGGGCCCGGACTCCGGTCGCTAG
- a CDS encoding helix-turn-helix domain-containing protein: MSDREIRYSAELRRRLELVLGDETPSEAQLSRMVRARPERLTMRTLEGLCEVLACEPGDLLTRPRTRQETTMSTYESPEELAEAIGLQYDPGSEDIIPGFPSEADWGWNASGLGTGPDQDGGRWLVTFARARADAAEGHLIGYEVDGRHQRTGRCVLIRSPWTAERDQTELHRAIREGWWEPNGLSTLHDLDARLIR, encoded by the coding sequence ATGAGTGACCGCGAGATCCGGTACAGCGCCGAGCTGCGGCGCCGGCTGGAGCTCGTCCTGGGTGATGAGACGCCCTCGGAGGCCCAGCTGTCGCGGATGGTGCGAGCCCGGCCGGAGCGTCTGACCATGCGGACCCTTGAGGGTCTGTGCGAGGTCCTGGCCTGTGAGCCAGGCGATCTGCTCACCCGTCCTCGAACCCGTCAGGAGACGACCATGTCCACCTACGAGTCACCCGAAGAGCTCGCCGAGGCGATCGGCCTGCAGTACGACCCGGGCAGTGAAGACATCATCCCGGGCTTTCCCAGCGAGGCCGACTGGGGCTGGAACGCCTCCGGGTTGGGCACTGGTCCCGACCAGGACGGCGGCCGTTGGCTGGTGACCTTCGCCCGAGCCCGTGCGGATGCGGCCGAGGGGCACCTGATCGGGTACGAGGTCGACGGCCGCCATCAGCGGACCGGTCGGTGCGTGCTGATCCGGTCGCCGTGGACAGCCGAGCGCGATCAGACCGAGCTCCACCGCGCGATCCGAGAGGGCTGGTGGGAGCCGAACGGCCTCAGCACCCTGCACGATCTCGACGCTCGCCTGATCCGCTAG
- a CDS encoding toprim domain-containing protein, with the protein MGHELDRFLRTGLMVVGQVIERAARRKAAREQQAESQTRQAAAQQRQAYVDQRDVARRQYLPMTFGRRAEQADPRELAKALVVARQWAATDPLAQQTAEHLGKRFEQLHPDRDPGTGELKPLTVLKAQELATEHAPDYYTRHDADRLWSRREGPALEDGTGPDPVPNREAGMRLVSDWEHWREHGQLPKSALLVEHARHLGLSEQVAQAGQAGVDEWMKQFPAEPAGADGVERRTVPADRAEELEQVRRDSEMQELGLIWEQFQPAEGQGMSQQRAVELASQHAPAYYTRHDPERLAAEGGARALIADWSFWETNDHQLPRSSVLAEWAHHLHRDQDIADAGEAAVEQARADRGGDLDPAAAEEIRAGAQRVALEQVWGESSRVTPERAESLVDMAGPVYYSAPDSDTLVADWQHFVDEGSLPLERRQEMWATWTGNGAEVTPEAWTVDGQVDTAGRADALARIWDEGHDERAALEYAAQIGALDPEPEAAPATEQAATARRVAQSLAEQAPDALDVAGDPDHARETYAALLDPATFNEASQAETSRAWLAAHVWSSQDPAAQAAAEQLAQQYKTRFGVDLADELTNEPTGSTDALAPTTAAVDKAPAAAAAADRGPAGWVAHSTEDEPVPAVFRAGEADLPVLVTGPAVRGEQGEWFVPTSTGASVPAEQLHTPDRPGLGYQPEWADTAGNLDPAAFERAHLAVHGSSFPDVLEGESQEAATFLRSRLASEQPSVEAHDPQRERIVQLHQQAEDFYAGQYQGSPAQEHVRARFGDGLEGPDSPMRPGYAPAEWRALTDHLVQQGATEQEVIAAGLARVNSTGRVNDVFRNRVVMGVRDHADGALVGFTGRDLSDGAHGAPKYLNTPQTAAFDKSRLLLGLAEAPEGAEVTRVEGMMDVAAVNLAGEGKVVGVAPMGTALTDQQAELLAARAVNGRVRSALDNDEAGRKAAEHDVAQLAPYGVSTRQISLAEGDPAEAYQRNRDGLAGQLSVPSSVLPPVGAALLDQELAERPFGNSTERWQAVQAASRHVAAAPRQDQREMVSAAVDAVMRRDPATPRDAAWEHVNAELSADRPGRRWAPGTSWQTLAADLAGDVDAARGEGRTEALEAADREANRAVLEHDRARLHEGRRQQAIAADPADLDPDTRDRVIRDEEYARNQHDGNAIASTSAAADLRATAASLAPAADVDQDQPEDARRTTAPPASRPAERPAVYDRAAGADLSNVDTGTANARRQASAAFSRSTPESVGAARSRAGNRGRKPAKSALSPRRGRNNDLGR; encoded by the coding sequence ATGGGCCACGAGCTGGACCGATTCCTGCGAACCGGTCTGATGGTCGTAGGGCAGGTGATCGAGCGCGCAGCACGCCGCAAAGCCGCCCGTGAGCAGCAGGCCGAGTCCCAGACCCGTCAGGCCGCGGCGCAGCAACGGCAGGCGTACGTCGACCAGCGCGACGTCGCGCGCCGGCAGTACCTGCCAATGACGTTCGGGCGCCGCGCCGAGCAGGCCGACCCGCGCGAGCTCGCCAAGGCGCTGGTCGTGGCCAGGCAGTGGGCGGCCACCGACCCGCTGGCGCAGCAGACGGCCGAGCACCTGGGGAAGCGGTTCGAGCAGCTGCACCCCGACCGCGACCCGGGCACCGGAGAGCTGAAGCCGCTGACCGTGCTCAAGGCTCAGGAGCTGGCCACCGAGCACGCCCCGGACTACTACACCCGCCACGACGCCGACCGTCTCTGGTCGCGACGTGAAGGTCCCGCGCTGGAGGACGGCACCGGACCTGACCCGGTGCCGAACCGAGAAGCAGGCATGCGGCTCGTCTCGGACTGGGAGCACTGGCGCGAGCACGGACAGCTGCCGAAGTCTGCGCTGCTGGTCGAGCATGCCCGCCACCTCGGCCTGTCCGAGCAGGTCGCCCAGGCAGGCCAGGCCGGCGTCGATGAGTGGATGAAGCAATTCCCCGCCGAGCCGGCCGGTGCCGACGGCGTCGAGCGGCGCACCGTACCCGCCGACCGGGCCGAGGAGCTGGAGCAGGTACGACGCGACAGCGAGATGCAAGAGCTGGGGCTGATCTGGGAGCAGTTCCAGCCTGCCGAGGGCCAGGGGATGAGTCAGCAGCGTGCCGTCGAGCTCGCCTCCCAGCACGCGCCGGCGTACTACACGCGCCACGACCCAGAGCGTCTCGCGGCAGAGGGCGGCGCTCGTGCGTTGATCGCGGACTGGTCCTTCTGGGAGACCAACGACCACCAGCTGCCCCGGTCGTCGGTGCTGGCCGAGTGGGCTCACCACCTGCACCGCGACCAGGACATCGCTGACGCCGGCGAGGCGGCCGTGGAACAGGCACGGGCAGACCGTGGCGGCGACCTCGACCCGGCCGCAGCCGAGGAGATCCGCGCTGGCGCGCAGCGGGTCGCGCTCGAGCAGGTGTGGGGTGAGTCGTCCCGGGTCACGCCCGAGCGCGCCGAAAGCCTGGTCGACATGGCCGGACCGGTGTACTACTCCGCACCCGACTCCGACACGCTCGTGGCCGACTGGCAGCACTTCGTCGACGAGGGCAGCCTGCCGTTGGAGCGCCGCCAGGAGATGTGGGCCACCTGGACCGGCAACGGCGCCGAGGTCACCCCGGAGGCGTGGACCGTGGACGGCCAGGTCGACACCGCCGGCCGTGCGGACGCCCTCGCCCGGATCTGGGACGAGGGCCACGACGAGCGAGCCGCGCTGGAGTACGCCGCGCAGATCGGCGCCCTGGACCCCGAGCCCGAGGCAGCGCCCGCGACCGAGCAGGCCGCGACCGCGCGACGAGTCGCCCAGTCCTTGGCCGAGCAGGCACCCGACGCCCTCGACGTCGCCGGGGATCCTGACCACGCCCGTGAGACCTATGCGGCGCTGCTGGACCCGGCCACGTTCAACGAGGCCTCCCAGGCCGAGACATCCCGGGCATGGCTCGCCGCGCACGTCTGGTCCAGTCAGGACCCGGCCGCGCAGGCTGCGGCCGAGCAGCTGGCACAGCAGTACAAGACACGGTTCGGCGTCGACCTGGCCGACGAGCTCACCAACGAGCCGACCGGCTCCACCGACGCCCTCGCCCCGACGACAGCCGCGGTCGACAAGGCCCCGGCTGCGGCCGCGGCCGCCGACCGTGGTCCGGCCGGGTGGGTAGCCCACTCAACGGAGGACGAGCCTGTCCCGGCAGTGTTCCGGGCAGGAGAGGCCGACCTGCCGGTGCTGGTCACCGGGCCTGCGGTCCGCGGCGAGCAGGGTGAGTGGTTCGTGCCCACCTCGACCGGCGCGAGTGTCCCCGCCGAGCAGCTGCACACCCCAGACCGGCCCGGGCTGGGGTATCAGCCCGAGTGGGCTGATACCGCGGGCAACCTCGACCCGGCGGCGTTCGAGCGGGCACACCTCGCCGTGCACGGGTCATCATTTCCCGACGTGCTCGAAGGTGAATCACAGGAGGCCGCGACCTTCCTGCGGTCACGCCTCGCGTCGGAACAGCCGTCCGTAGAGGCGCACGACCCGCAGCGGGAGCGGATCGTGCAACTGCACCAGCAAGCGGAGGACTTCTACGCAGGCCAGTACCAAGGCTCGCCCGCTCAGGAGCACGTCCGGGCGCGGTTCGGTGACGGGCTCGAGGGCCCGGACTCACCGATGCGGCCCGGGTACGCGCCGGCGGAGTGGCGCGCGCTGACCGATCACCTGGTGCAGCAGGGCGCGACCGAGCAGGAAGTCATCGCCGCCGGCCTGGCGCGGGTGAACTCCACCGGGCGCGTGAACGACGTGTTCCGCAACCGGGTCGTTATGGGCGTGCGCGACCACGCCGACGGCGCGCTGGTCGGGTTCACCGGCCGCGACCTGTCCGACGGCGCGCACGGCGCACCGAAGTACCTCAACACCCCGCAGACGGCCGCGTTCGACAAGAGCCGGCTGCTGCTCGGGCTGGCCGAGGCACCCGAAGGTGCTGAGGTCACCCGAGTGGAGGGGATGATGGACGTCGCCGCGGTCAACCTCGCCGGTGAGGGCAAGGTCGTCGGCGTCGCGCCGATGGGCACCGCCCTGACCGATCAGCAGGCCGAGCTGCTGGCCGCACGCGCGGTCAACGGGCGGGTGCGCTCGGCGCTGGACAACGACGAGGCCGGCCGCAAGGCCGCCGAGCACGACGTGGCCCAGCTCGCGCCGTACGGCGTCTCGACCCGGCAGATCAGCCTCGCCGAGGGCGACCCGGCCGAGGCGTACCAGCGCAACCGGGACGGCCTGGCCGGTCAGCTGAGCGTGCCGTCCAGCGTGCTGCCGCCGGTCGGTGCCGCTCTGCTCGACCAGGAGCTGGCCGAACGACCGTTCGGGAACTCCACGGAGCGGTGGCAGGCAGTCCAGGCCGCATCACGTCACGTCGCCGCCGCGCCGCGCCAGGACCAGCGCGAGATGGTCTCGGCCGCGGTCGATGCCGTGATGCGCCGCGACCCGGCAACGCCCCGTGATGCGGCCTGGGAGCACGTCAACGCCGAGCTGTCGGCCGACCGTCCCGGTCGCCGCTGGGCGCCCGGGACGTCGTGGCAGACACTCGCCGCGGATCTCGCCGGCGACGTTGACGCCGCTCGAGGCGAGGGCCGGACGGAGGCGCTGGAGGCGGCTGACCGGGAAGCCAACCGGGCCGTCCTCGAGCACGACCGGGCCCGGCTGCACGAGGGTCGCCGGCAGCAAGCGATCGCCGCTGACCCGGCCGACCTGGACCCCGACACCCGGGACCGAGTGATCCGGGATGAGGAGTACGCCCGCAACCAGCACGACGGGAACGCCATCGCGTCCACATCCGCCGCGGCTGACCTGCGCGCCACCGCCGCATCGCTGGCACCAGCAGCCGACGTCGACCAGGACCAGCCCGAGGACGCCCGGCGTACGACGGCACCGCCGGCGTCACGACCGGCCGAACGGCCGGCGGTGTACGACCGGGCCGCGGGCGCCGACCTGAGCAACGTCGACACCGGCACCGCGAACGCCCGCAGGCAGGCCAGCGCCGCGTTCTCCCGGTCCACACCCGAGTCGGTCGGCGCCGCTCGCTCCCGTGCCGGCAACCGCGGCCGCAAACCGGCGAAGTCGGCCCTGTCGCCACGCCGCGGCCGCAACAACGACCTGGGTCGGTGA
- a CDS encoding single-stranded DNA-binding protein produces the protein MSTRVETTANLIKMPELEQSKTGKPYARVRALHTVRARNTSTGEWGDLETIAYDLVVFGQDAEGLCRTAPSGRKNLRVRFAGRLEVEVWQREDGTTGRSNKVVTDYIAPMWTQDLQLSTRGGAPAPTAPTPVDEDGWPIHGQA, from the coding sequence ATGAGCACGCGAGTCGAGACCACGGCCAACCTGATCAAGATGCCCGAGCTCGAGCAGTCCAAGACGGGCAAGCCATACGCCCGAGTCCGAGCCCTGCACACCGTGCGCGCACGCAACACCTCGACGGGGGAGTGGGGCGACCTCGAGACCATCGCGTACGACCTGGTCGTCTTCGGCCAGGACGCCGAGGGCCTGTGCCGCACCGCGCCGAGCGGTCGCAAGAACCTGCGAGTCCGGTTCGCCGGCCGCCTCGAGGTCGAGGTCTGGCAGCGCGAGGACGGCACCACCGGCCGATCCAACAAGGTCGTGACCGACTACATCGCGCCCATGTGGACGCAGGACCTGCAGCTCAGCACCCGAGGGGGCGCACCGGCGCCCACCGCACCGACTCCGGTCGACGAGGACGGCTGGCCGATCCACGGCCAGGCCTGA
- a CDS encoding zeta toxin family protein: protein MAVDLEQHQRVLTELAAPEGPLTATGRRATVNNPAWFGNGRPRPQRAQLHDRFLAEHRQAKPDAKADRQAVVLAGPPGAGKTSSLDRVLAERGSSRDEWLVINSDDFKDAILLEALRDGTYDAWLKDAQVRAAEARGHEFQPREFASLVHEESGRIAKDALQEAVGAGMNVVVDGTLSNRANAQQLLENLYRSGYSVTVVDVECTRQQSEGRAHGRWRDDRLAMEAGTGSDLVNTLGGRWVPSEVTSGLFPTGSDRSVAADVVDHLESTYDVEVIRYQLPEGAAVPERMGGEQAKDPGAQRARAFRSAVSPGRSPAGPSATRSSPGATRPFSGHRPSPNRGNDLDR from the coding sequence GTGGCCGTGGATCTTGAGCAGCACCAGCGTGTCCTGACCGAGCTCGCCGCACCGGAGGGGCCGTTGACGGCCACCGGCCGCCGCGCGACGGTGAACAACCCCGCATGGTTCGGCAACGGCCGCCCGCGGCCGCAGCGCGCGCAGCTGCACGACCGGTTCCTGGCCGAGCACCGCCAGGCCAAGCCCGACGCGAAGGCTGACCGGCAGGCGGTCGTGCTCGCCGGCCCTCCCGGCGCCGGCAAGACGTCGTCGCTGGACCGGGTCCTGGCCGAGCGTGGCTCGAGCCGCGATGAGTGGCTGGTCATCAACTCTGACGACTTCAAGGACGCGATCCTGCTCGAGGCGTTGCGCGATGGCACGTACGACGCCTGGCTGAAGGATGCCCAGGTGCGCGCGGCCGAGGCGCGCGGTCATGAGTTCCAGCCGCGCGAGTTCGCCTCACTGGTGCACGAGGAGTCAGGCCGCATCGCCAAGGACGCCCTGCAGGAAGCAGTCGGCGCCGGCATGAACGTCGTGGTCGACGGGACGCTGTCGAACCGCGCGAACGCCCAACAGCTGCTCGAGAACCTCTACCGGTCGGGATACAGCGTGACGGTCGTCGACGTCGAGTGCACCCGGCAGCAGTCCGAGGGCCGCGCGCACGGGCGCTGGCGCGACGACCGGCTCGCGATGGAAGCCGGAACCGGCAGCGACCTGGTCAACACGCTCGGCGGCCGGTGGGTGCCCTCAGAAGTCACTTCCGGGTTGTTCCCGACCGGGTCGGACCGGTCCGTCGCGGCCGACGTCGTCGACCACCTCGAGAGCACCTACGACGTCGAGGTCATCCGCTACCAGCTGCCCGAAGGCGCTGCCGTCCCTGAGCGTATGGGCGGCGAGCAAGCAAAGGACCCGGGCGCTCAGCGCGCCCGGGCCTTTCGCTCGGCGGTGTCTCCTGGTCGATCCCCAGCAGGTCCGTCCGCTACGCGCTCCTCTCCTGGAGCGACGCGGCCGTTCTCAGGACATCGTCCTAGTCCGAACCGGGGAAACGACCTCGACCGCTAG
- the mobC gene encoding plasmid mobilization relaxosome protein MobC: MAAAQGVSVPRLYERALWTGDAVAAERMSAIYSEVFGARRGIAMALSNVNQIAKVANSTGEVQLAQLLAVMEYLERQYEHFNAVLAQLPGGESPIVTKYENPRYLIEREQERDQ, from the coding sequence ATGGCCGCGGCGCAGGGCGTGAGTGTGCCGCGGCTGTACGAGCGGGCGCTGTGGACTGGGGATGCTGTCGCGGCGGAGCGGATGAGCGCGATCTACTCGGAGGTCTTCGGCGCACGTCGCGGCATCGCAATGGCGCTGTCGAACGTGAACCAGATCGCGAAGGTCGCCAACTCCACCGGTGAGGTGCAGCTGGCGCAGCTGCTCGCGGTGATGGAGTACCTGGAGCGGCAGTACGAGCACTTCAACGCCGTGCTCGCGCAGCTACCCGGTGGGGAGTCGCCGATCGTGACGAAGTACGAGAACCCGCGCTACCTGATCGAGCGTGAGCAGGAGCGCGACCAGTGA
- a CDS encoding lysophospholipid acyltransferase family protein, with protein sequence MTDRAGTGGSPVAVRPPATGLRRHVRNAAGFALVWGASKVPHRVSFVRSAGIPRTGPVLVVANHLSMTEALALARTVIGHRRFPHALAMAEVFSWPVVGWLARQTGQIPVHRGTEAAAHALEVAAARLEHGQVVVIYPEGRLTREPDLRPGPGKTGAARLALNHPHVPVVPVGMWGPRPGSRHIWHRHRAHLVVGDPIDLTRWANRGNDTAAVAEATAAIMAAITALVETARGAPFDTSGAGADLTPPPRSTSN encoded by the coding sequence ATGACCGACCGCGCCGGTACCGGTGGCTCGCCTGTTGCCGTCCGACCACCCGCGACCGGGCTGCGCCGGCACGTCAGGAACGCGGCAGGGTTCGCCCTGGTCTGGGGGGCGTCGAAGGTTCCGCACCGGGTGAGCTTCGTTCGCTCAGCAGGAATTCCACGTACTGGCCCGGTGCTGGTCGTGGCCAACCATCTGTCCATGACTGAGGCCCTCGCGCTGGCGCGGACGGTGATCGGGCACCGCCGCTTCCCGCACGCGCTGGCGATGGCGGAGGTGTTCTCCTGGCCCGTGGTTGGTTGGCTCGCCCGCCAGACCGGGCAGATCCCCGTACACCGCGGCACGGAGGCGGCCGCGCACGCGCTCGAGGTTGCGGCCGCGCGGCTGGAGCACGGGCAGGTCGTGGTGATCTACCCCGAGGGCAGGCTCACCCGCGAACCGGATCTACGCCCCGGTCCGGGCAAGACCGGCGCGGCCCGACTCGCTCTGAACCATCCACATGTGCCCGTCGTGCCCGTCGGGATGTGGGGTCCGCGCCCTGGGAGCCGGCATATCTGGCACCGCCACCGTGCCCACCTGGTCGTCGGCGACCCGATCGACCTCACCCGATGGGCTAACCGGGGCAACGACACGGCTGCAGTAGCTGAGGCGACCGCAGCAATCATGGCCGCGATCACCGCTCTGGTCGAAACCGCCCGCGGCGCACCCTTCGACACCAGCGGCGCCGGTGCTGACCTCACCCCGCCGCCGCGCTCGACATCGAATTAA